A window of the Salmo trutta chromosome 25, fSalTru1.1, whole genome shotgun sequence genome harbors these coding sequences:
- the napba gene encoding N-ethylmaleimide-sensitive factor attachment protein, beta a isoform X2, producing the protein MHVRCTPEQPTCSRWSRTGPLLVMRSARGPGSTCSCRINWTQPPASSTQGMLTRRLILRGRFTIAAKHHITIAEVYESELVDIEKAIAHYEQAADYYKGEESNSSANKCLLKVGHYSAQLEQYPKAIEIYEQVATNTMDNPLLKYNAKEYFFKASLCHFIVDELNAKLAIEKYEEMFPAFADSRECKLLKKLLDAHEEQNCEAFTEAVKEFDSISRLDQWLTTMLLRIKKTIQGDAGDLK; encoded by the exons ATGCATGTGAGATGTACGCCAGAGCAGCCAACATGTTCAAGATGGTCAAGAACTGGACCG CTGCTGGTAATGCGTTCTGCCAGGGGGCCCGGCTCCACATGCAGCTGCAGAATAAACTGGACTCAGCCACCAGCTTCGTCGACGCAGGGAATGCTTACAAGAAGGCTGATCCTCAGG GGTAGGTTTACTATCGCAGCCAAACATCACATCACCATCGCAGAGGTGTACGAGTCTGAGCTGGTGGACATAGAGAag GCAATTGCCCACTATGAGCAGGCAGCCGATTATTATAAAGGGGAGGAGTCCAACAG ttctgcTAACAAGTGTCTGCTGAAGGTGGGCCACTACAGCGCTCAGCTGGAGCAGTATCCGAAAGCTATTGAGATCTACGagcag gtggCCACCAATACTATGGACAACCCCCTGCTGAAGTATAATGCCAAAGAGTACTTCTTTAAAGCCTCCCTCTGTCACTTCATTGTGGACGAACTCAACGCAAag cTGGCCATAGAGAAGTATGAGGAGATGTTTCCTGCTTTTGCAGACTCCAGAGAGTGCAAGCTGCTGAAG aagTTGCTGGATGCCCATGAGGAGCAGAACTGTGAGGCGTTTACTGAAGCTGTTAAAGAGTTTGACTCCATCTCTCGTCTGGACCAATGGCTCACCACCATGCTGCTCCGTATCAAGAAGACCATCCAGGGAGATGCTGGAGATCTCAAATAA